In the genome of Thalassospira sp. ER-Se-21-Dark, one region contains:
- a CDS encoding ATP-dependent DNA helicase yields MFDDRSEESQPRFMPPNAPVMVVGLRHAVFLSPDGEIEELPHGAAAKRARSSRPILVHTPACARRLKSDPFPAHDLLELFAFVRPAQFCVPTPRGIALATGQKPADDLIGQAEALAEAMKRLLQELATLHRNKRGPALSVAWPMARGHWPWGVSVLAALGADGDGPHRYAVYEGLKVWKKLGEWSEHAPPPPPANYPVDPKDARKRLKELLGEGAEERPQQADYASSVCSAFGPRLHDGAPNIVLAEAGTGTGKTLGYVAPASLWAQKNDGAVWISTYTRNLQRQIDQELDRLYDDPKDKRLKAVVRKGRENYFCLLNFEEAQRPLNQQPHQATPLGLIARWASHTRDGDMVGGDFPAWLTELLGNRFTGALADQRGECIYAACPHYSKCFVEKTVRRARSAEIVVANHALVMVQAALGGLDDASMPTRYVFDEGHHLFDAADKAFSSHLTGMEGQELRRWLLGAEQKGSSRARGLKQRLETLILDRDELRDAVNAVIVAAQCLPEQGWLSRIHDGSQHAKGPAEVFLAHVRAQVMARSAEGDRGYSIETDCKPALNEVLASAADLDRALEAMEKPAKSLIKIIAHMLDEKADELDSAERQRLDAAIRSLERRAIMQVGAWREMLASLVEETPKTFVDWFAIERQFGRDFDVGMHRHYLDPTIPLTTSLAPTAHGMVVTSATLRDGTGDEEFDWAVAEDRTGAAHMPLPAIRAAMKSPYNYREQTRVFIVNDLGRDNPDHVAAAYRELFLASGGGALGLFTAITRLRAVYERLTGPMDEAGLQLLAQHIDGMDVSTLIDIFRVERDACLLGTDAVRDGVDVPGDSLRLIVFDRVPWPRPDILHRARKSAFHGARYDDMLTRLRMKQAFGRLVRRAEDRGVFVLLDNRMPSRLLGAFPEDVEVQRVGLREAIEQTRSFLGNDRGREEG; encoded by the coding sequence ATGTTCGATGATCGTTCCGAAGAGTCCCAACCGCGTTTCATGCCGCCCAACGCACCTGTCATGGTCGTTGGATTGCGTCATGCCGTGTTCTTGTCACCCGATGGCGAGATCGAGGAACTCCCGCACGGGGCCGCGGCCAAGCGTGCGCGGTCATCACGCCCCATTCTGGTCCATACCCCGGCCTGTGCAAGGCGGCTGAAATCCGATCCGTTTCCGGCCCATGACCTGCTGGAGCTATTTGCATTTGTCCGCCCGGCACAGTTTTGCGTACCGACCCCGCGCGGCATTGCCCTTGCGACGGGACAAAAGCCAGCAGATGACCTGATCGGTCAGGCAGAGGCACTGGCAGAAGCCATGAAACGGCTTTTGCAGGAACTCGCCACCCTTCATCGCAACAAACGTGGGCCAGCACTTTCGGTTGCATGGCCGATGGCGCGCGGCCACTGGCCGTGGGGCGTTTCGGTTCTGGCGGCCCTTGGGGCGGATGGCGATGGTCCGCATCGTTATGCGGTATATGAAGGGCTTAAGGTCTGGAAAAAGCTTGGCGAGTGGTCTGAACATGCCCCGCCACCGCCGCCGGCCAACTACCCGGTTGATCCCAAGGATGCGCGCAAACGCCTGAAGGAACTTCTCGGCGAAGGAGCCGAAGAACGCCCGCAACAGGCCGATTATGCATCATCCGTATGCTCCGCCTTTGGCCCGCGCCTGCATGATGGTGCGCCCAACATCGTTCTGGCTGAGGCCGGAACGGGGACCGGCAAGACATTGGGTTATGTCGCCCCGGCGTCGCTTTGGGCCCAGAAGAATGACGGTGCGGTCTGGATTTCGACCTATACCCGCAACCTGCAACGTCAGATCGATCAGGAATTGGATCGCCTGTATGACGACCCCAAGGACAAACGCCTTAAGGCCGTGGTGCGCAAGGGGCGGGAAAACTATTTCTGCCTGCTGAATTTCGAGGAAGCCCAACGCCCGCTTAATCAACAACCGCATCAAGCCACCCCGCTGGGCCTGATTGCGCGGTGGGCATCGCATACCCGTGATGGCGATATGGTCGGGGGGGATTTCCCCGCCTGGCTGACCGAATTGCTGGGCAATCGGTTCACGGGGGCATTGGCCGATCAGCGCGGCGAATGCATCTATGCCGCCTGCCCGCATTATTCGAAATGCTTTGTCGAAAAGACGGTACGTCGCGCCCGGTCGGCCGAGATCGTGGTGGCCAACCATGCACTTGTCATGGTGCAGGCAGCCTTGGGCGGGCTTGATGATGCATCGATGCCGACGCGTTATGTCTTTGACGAGGGCCACCATCTTTTTGATGCCGCCGACAAGGCCTTTTCATCACATCTGACCGGGATGGAGGGGCAGGAACTCCGTCGTTGGCTTCTGGGGGCAGAGCAAAAAGGATCATCACGTGCACGCGGCCTGAAACAGCGCCTTGAAACCCTGATCCTGGATCGTGACGAACTGCGCGATGCCGTCAATGCCGTGATTGTCGCTGCCCAATGCCTGCCCGAACAGGGTTGGCTATCGCGCATTCATGACGGGTCACAACATGCCAAGGGCCCGGCGGAGGTCTTTTTGGCCCATGTCCGGGCACAGGTGATGGCGCGCTCCGCCGAGGGAGATCGTGGCTATTCAATCGAGACTGATTGCAAACCGGCGCTCAACGAAGTTCTTGCCAGTGCCGCCGATCTGGATCGCGCGCTGGAGGCCATGGAAAAACCGGCCAAGTCGCTGATCAAGATCATTGCCCATATGCTTGATGAAAAGGCCGATGAGCTTGACAGTGCCGAACGCCAGCGCCTTGATGCCGCGATCCGGTCGCTTGAACGCCGCGCAATCATGCAGGTCGGCGCATGGCGTGAAATGCTGGCCTCACTGGTCGAGGAAACACCGAAAACCTTTGTCGACTGGTTTGCGATTGAACGCCAGTTTGGCCGCGATTTCGATGTTGGTATGCATCGCCATTACCTTGACCCGACCATCCCGCTGACGACGTCGCTTGCGCCCACCGCGCACGGCATGGTGGTGACATCCGCGACCCTGCGTGATGGCACAGGCGACGAAGAATTTGATTGGGCCGTGGCCGAGGATCGCACGGGTGCCGCCCACATGCCGCTTCCAGCCATCCGGGCGGCAATGAAAAGCCCGTATAATTACCGCGAACAAACCCGCGTTTTCATCGTCAATGACCTTGGCCGGGATAACCCGGACCATGTTGCGGCGGCCTATCGCGAGCTGTTTCTGGCATCAGGTGGCGGCGCGCTTGGCCTGTTTACCGCGATTACGCGTCTGCGGGCGGTCTATGAGCGCCTGACCGGTCCGATGGATGAAGCGGGCCTGCAACTTCTGGCCCAGCATATTGATGGCATGGATGTCTCAACCCTGATCGACATTTTCCGGGTCGAACGCGATGCCTGCCTGCTCGGCACCGATGCGGTGCGTGACGGGGTGGATGTACCGGGTGATTCCTTGCGCCTGATCGTCTTTGACCGCGTGCCATGGCCCCGGCCCGACATCCTGCACCGCGCGCGCAAATCGGCGTTCCATGGTGCGCGCTATGACGACATGCTGACAAGGTTGCGCATGAAGCAGGCCTTTGGCCGCCTTGTCCGGCGTGCCGAAGATCGCGGGGTGTTCGTTTTGCTTGATAACCGCATGCCCTCACGGCTTCTAGGCGCCTTCCCCGAAGATGTCGAAGTTCAGCGGGTCGGCCTGCGCGAGGCGATTGAACAAACGCGAAGCTTCCTTGGCAATGACCGGGGTCGTGAAGAAGGTTAA
- a CDS encoding glycosyltransferase, translating into MHVMLMTYGTRGDVQPFVALGRGLIQKGHRVTIAAPERFAGFITDHDLEFTPLTDALIALMDDPQFARASDPKASTFQKLRSLLAIGKKARGLQDTLLDDIFRAIEQGKPDVIVFHPKTFGALPIGRHFGIPVVMAQLIPSFIPTGDYPHMGIPDLGGKGRLGRSYNLLTGKLMYRLLNATLRRHICRWAARRNNGINARDLDIVKSCQSGAIRIIHAFSNAVINRPKDWPKHATVTGYWFLDGTAQTNPPDPAVQNFVERHKNLIYIGFGSMPGNDPTAMAEMIAKAISQSGGSDAAAIVATGWGGMRDINWPDNVLAVKEVPHDWLFPKVDIVIHHGGAGTCAAALRVGRPSIIIPFFGDQPFWTKRLHKLGVSPRPIKPEKLDATLLAEQIQTVFKTPSYRNNAERISQEITGENGIKTAIAQIAAAVKNSDGT; encoded by the coding sequence ATGCATGTCATGCTGATGACCTATGGGACGCGCGGCGATGTGCAGCCCTTTGTCGCCCTTGGCCGTGGGCTGATCCAAAAGGGACATCGGGTCACCATCGCCGCCCCGGAGCGCTTTGCCGGTTTTATCACCGATCATGATCTTGAATTCACACCCCTGACCGATGCACTGATTGCGCTTATGGATGATCCGCAATTTGCCCGCGCGTCTGATCCGAAGGCATCGACCTTTCAAAAGCTAAGGTCATTATTGGCGATTGGTAAAAAGGCGCGCGGTCTTCAGGACACGCTGCTTGATGATATTTTCCGCGCCATTGAACAGGGCAAACCCGACGTGATTGTGTTTCATCCGAAAACCTTTGGTGCGCTGCCGATTGGCAGGCACTTTGGTATCCCGGTGGTAATGGCGCAACTGATCCCGTCTTTTATCCCGACCGGGGATTATCCGCATATGGGCATTCCCGATCTTGGCGGTAAGGGACGCCTGGGCCGATCCTATAACCTTCTGACCGGCAAGCTGATGTATCGGCTTTTGAACGCAACGCTGCGTCGGCACATTTGCCGCTGGGCCGCACGACGCAACAACGGCATCAATGCCAGGGATCTCGACATTGTGAAATCCTGCCAGTCCGGTGCGATTCGGATCATTCATGCCTTTAGCAATGCCGTGATCAATCGCCCCAAAGACTGGCCGAAGCACGCAACCGTCACAGGATACTGGTTTCTCGATGGGACAGCCCAAACAAACCCACCCGATCCGGCAGTACAAAACTTTGTCGAGCGTCACAAAAACCTGATCTATATCGGGTTTGGATCAATGCCCGGCAATGATCCGACCGCCATGGCAGAGATGATCGCCAAGGCGATATCGCAATCCGGTGGCTCGGACGCGGCAGCCATTGTCGCAACCGGCTGGGGCGGCATGCGCGATATCAACTGGCCCGACAATGTCCTTGCGGTCAAAGAGGTTCCCCATGACTGGCTGTTCCCCAAGGTCGATATCGTCATCCATCATGGCGGGGCTGGCACCTGTGCAGCAGCCCTGCGCGTCGGCCGCCCGTCCATCATCATTCCGTTTTTCGGGGATCAACCCTTCTGGACAAAACGCTTGCACAAGCTTGGCGTTTCCCCAAGGCCGATAAAGCCTGAAAAACTTGATGCAACGCTTCTGGCAGAGCAGATACAGACCGTTTTCAAAACGCCATCATATCGTAACAACGCCGAACGCATTTCGCAGGAGATCACAGGGGAAAACGGCATCAAAACGGCGATTGCCCAAATTGCCGCGGCAGTCAAAAATTCAGACGGCACTTAA
- a CDS encoding heavy metal translocating P-type ATPase yields the protein MANTVAPAGVLERCDDALSSAILNRAILSLTLLAMAGHFLLMFVGPDNVLGNRTADLPLLVLFVVGGIPILAQLAIKLLRREMGADFLAAIAFVTGVVLAEYLAASLIILMLTGGQVLEGFAMRKASSALNALAKRMPSVAHRKSDDGEITDIAIDEIDIGDLIAVFPHETAPADGIVVDGHGSMDESYLTGEPYVVAKAPGTNVLSGAINGEAVLIIRAEKRARDSRYAQIMDVMAEAEQKRPRIRRLGDQIGAWFAPAALLFAICVGYLSDDSSRFLAVLVVATPCPLLIAIPITVMSAISIAARRGIVIRDPTVLERLPTCQTAIFDKTGTLTYGRPELVEVMAGPDMDGNLVLRLAASLERYSKHPLASAVLVAARDRNLPLDEVSHASEKPGQGLSGQVDGHEVAVTHRNKLMKSDPDIAGLLPESAAGLECVVLVDGQYGATFRFRDTPRAEGESFVGHLGDIHHFKKVMLLSGDRESEVSYLSELLGISESLASQSPEQKVAIVRAETAKAPTLFMGDGINDAPALAVATVGIAFGKESAVTADAAGAVIPEASLVTVDELLHISMAMRRILLQSVIGGMVLSIVAMGFAAAGYITPVAGALLQEGIDIIAILNALRLAIRHNIDADIVKDDF from the coding sequence ATGGCAAACACGGTGGCACCTGCCGGTGTTCTGGAACGGTGTGATGATGCCTTGTCTTCAGCCATCCTTAACCGCGCTATTCTGAGCCTTACCCTGCTTGCCATGGCGGGGCACTTTCTTTTGATGTTCGTCGGCCCGGATAATGTTCTGGGCAACCGCACCGCCGACCTGCCGCTTTTGGTTTTGTTTGTGGTGGGTGGCATCCCCATTTTGGCGCAGCTTGCAATCAAGCTTCTGCGGCGTGAAATGGGGGCTGATTTTCTGGCCGCCATTGCCTTTGTTACCGGCGTGGTGCTGGCGGAATATCTTGCCGCCAGCCTGATCATTTTGATGCTGACCGGGGGGCAGGTTCTTGAAGGCTTTGCCATGCGCAAGGCGTCCTCGGCCCTTAATGCCCTGGCCAAGCGCATGCCAAGTGTCGCGCATCGCAAATCCGATGATGGCGAGATCACGGATATCGCGATTGACGAAATCGACATTGGCGATCTGATCGCGGTCTTTCCGCATGAAACCGCCCCCGCCGATGGCATTGTGGTTGATGGCCATGGCAGCATGGATGAAAGTTACCTGACCGGGGAGCCCTATGTGGTGGCCAAGGCACCGGGCACCAATGTGCTATCGGGTGCGATCAATGGCGAGGCGGTCCTGATCATCCGGGCGGAAAAGCGCGCGCGTGATTCCCGCTACGCCCAGATCATGGATGTCATGGCCGAGGCCGAACAAAAACGCCCGCGCATTCGCCGTCTTGGTGATCAGATCGGCGCGTGGTTTGCCCCGGCGGCCCTGTTATTTGCGATATGCGTTGGGTATCTGAGTGATGATTCATCGCGCTTTCTGGCCGTGCTTGTGGTGGCGACACCCTGTCCGCTTTTGATTGCCATTCCGATCACGGTGATGAGTGCGATTTCAATCGCCGCCCGGCGCGGTATCGTCATCCGGGATCCCACCGTTCTGGAACGCTTGCCAACCTGCCAGACCGCGATTTTCGATAAGACCGGCACGCTGACCTATGGCCGACCGGAACTGGTGGAGGTGATGGCCGGGCCTGACATGGACGGCAACCTTGTCCTGAGGCTTGCCGCCAGTCTGGAACGCTATTCCAAGCACCCATTGGCATCGGCGGTTTTGGTGGCAGCACGCGACCGCAACCTGCCACTTGATGAAGTCAGTCATGCCTCGGAAAAGCCGGGGCAGGGACTGAGCGGGCAGGTCGATGGGCATGAAGTTGCCGTCACCCATCGCAACAAGCTGATGAAATCCGACCCCGATATCGCCGGGCTTCTGCCCGAAAGTGCGGCGGGGCTGGAATGCGTGGTGCTGGTTGATGGCCAATATGGCGCGACCTTCCGCTTCCGCGATACCCCGCGCGCCGAGGGCGAAAGCTTTGTCGGCCATCTTGGCGACATCCATCATTTCAAAAAGGTGATGTTGCTTTCGGGCGACCGCGAAAGCGAGGTCAGCTACCTGTCCGAATTGCTGGGTATTTCCGAAAGCCTGGCATCGCAAAGCCCGGAACAGAAAGTCGCCATCGTCCGCGCAGAAACCGCCAAGGCCCCGACATTGTTCATGGGCGATGGCATCAACGATGCCCCGGCACTGGCCGTTGCCACCGTCGGCATCGCCTTTGGCAAGGAAAGTGCCGTCACGGCGGATGCCGCTGGTGCGGTGATCCCCGAGGCGTCGTTGGTGACCGTGGACGAGCTCCTTCACATCAGCATGGCGATGCGCCGCATCCTTTTGCAAAGTGTGATCGGCGGCATGGTGCTTTCCATCGTCGCCATGGGCTTTGCCGCCGCAGGCTATATCACGCCAGTTGCAGGCGCGCTTTTGCAGGAAGGCATTGATATCATCGCCATCCTCAATGCCCTTCGACTGGCGATCCGGCATAATATTGATGCGGATATTGTTAAGGATGATTTTTGA
- a CDS encoding HdeD family acid-resistance protein: protein MTLIVNDGTPEMRGLLEKGRKRLRNVGVVMLILGVLAVAFPFVTTIAFKTVIGWLFLFGALGHFYGAWNADTPTRRSLDVVQGGVFALIGGWLAFMPEGGIVTLTVLLAIAFLLHGIFETLMALWLKQFPGWKWMLVSGGISVLAGILIFAELPSSATWAIGLLIGVNLLSSGFSYLMVSMAMGKVAQA from the coding sequence ATGACCTTGATCGTTAATGACGGAACGCCGGAAATGCGCGGCCTTTTGGAAAAGGGGCGCAAACGGCTGCGCAACGTCGGCGTGGTGATGCTGATCCTTGGTGTGCTGGCGGTGGCCTTTCCCTTTGTCACGACAATTGCCTTTAAAACCGTGATTGGCTGGCTGTTCCTGTTTGGGGCGCTGGGTCATTTTTACGGGGCCTGGAATGCCGATACCCCCACACGGCGCAGCCTTGATGTCGTGCAGGGGGGTGTCTTTGCCCTGATTGGCGGCTGGCTGGCCTTCATGCCAGAAGGCGGCATTGTGACACTGACCGTGTTGCTGGCGATTGCCTTTTTGCTGCACGGGATTTTTGAAACCCTGATGGCGCTGTGGCTCAAACAGTTTCCCGGTTGGAAATGGATGCTGGTTTCTGGCGGGATTTCGGTGCTGGCCGGTATCCTGATCTTTGCCGAATTGCCAAGCTCTGCGACATGGGCGATTGGTTTGTTGATTGGCGTTAACCTGCTATCGTCAGGGTTCAGTTACCTGATGGTGTCGATGGCAATGGGTAAGGTCGCGCAGGCCTAA
- a CDS encoding LysR substrate-binding domain-containing protein, whose protein sequence is MVHSNDLSLPPLALLPAVMAAARNGSFSAAASEMGVTHSVISRHVAQVEQWLGYDLFERYGRGVRPTPDGQRFLRETQAAIDLLSQGAQPWRRRRGPDVIKISLLPSYARIWFLKLVPEIERDLNVRLELEITERLADFDGGQTDIAIRCGKGQWPGTKSSLLFADDLVPLISPKLLGGHDPQSLDANAIANLPLLNDSDATGWRHWLAEHGVKYRPKPSDRRFEDYSVGLSAADAGLGVILARLPFARTAIGNHDLIMLPFAPVRSPLATFLVQPAYDQRPAVRAVAERLITAAKACG, encoded by the coding sequence ATGGTGCACAGCAATGACCTTTCTCTTCCGCCTCTTGCGCTGTTGCCTGCGGTGATGGCCGCGGCGCGCAACGGGTCCTTTTCGGCTGCGGCCAGTGAAATGGGCGTGACGCATAGCGTGATCAGTCGTCATGTTGCACAGGTCGAACAATGGCTTGGCTATGATTTGTTTGAACGTTATGGCCGCGGGGTGCGCCCGACGCCTGATGGGCAACGGTTTTTACGCGAAACACAGGCGGCGATTGATCTTTTGTCGCAAGGCGCGCAGCCCTGGCGGCGACGCCGTGGACCGGATGTCATCAAAATAAGTTTGCTGCCATCCTATGCCCGGATCTGGTTTCTTAAGCTTGTGCCCGAGATCGAGCGTGATCTGAATGTGCGGCTTGAACTCGAGATTACCGAACGGCTGGCCGATTTCGATGGCGGGCAGACCGACATCGCCATTCGCTGTGGCAAGGGACAATGGCCGGGCACCAAATCAAGCTTGCTGTTTGCTGATGATCTGGTGCCGCTGATTTCACCCAAGCTTTTGGGCGGGCACGATCCGCAAAGCCTTGATGCAAATGCAATTGCCAACCTTCCGCTTTTAAATGACAGCGACGCAACTGGCTGGCGGCATTGGTTGGCCGAACATGGGGTCAAGTATCGGCCCAAGCCATCAGATCGCCGGTTTGAAGATTACAGTGTCGGGCTGTCTGCGGCCGATGCGGGGCTTGGTGTGATTTTGGCCCGCCTGCCGTTTGCGCGCACGGCAATTGGAAATCACGACCTGATCATGCTGCCTTTTGCACCGGTTCGAAGCCCGCTTGCGACGTTTTTGGTGCAGCCGGCCTATGATCAGCGCCCGGCTGTGCGTGCGGTGGCAGAACGCCTGATCACGGCGGCGAAGGCATGCGGCTAA
- a CDS encoding DMT family transporter, whose product MFSQATLGLACALITVLSWAAAFPLIGVALSGLDPLPLAAARFTLAACPAVIWLAIKRPDMPTLVDLARLGLGGALGISIYNWLLNTGQQTVSPGAASFIINTLPIWTAMLATVFLRDRFGIGAWIATAVSFSGVVLIAVGQPGPMRFGNGSSLILLASMLSATYFVLVRGVIARYGPATCTCWTLITGALWLTPWLPDGMAQISLASVSVISAVLFLGLVSASLGYATWSIAIGHFGPASAANFLYLVPPIAVLLAWTLSGITPDILTLIGGMVAITGVVMLRISMARSARRATA is encoded by the coding sequence ATGTTCTCACAAGCCACTTTGGGCCTTGCCTGTGCCCTGATTACGGTTCTGTCCTGGGCGGCGGCCTTTCCGTTGATCGGGGTTGCGCTTTCGGGGCTTGATCCCCTGCCCCTTGCCGCTGCGCGCTTTACACTGGCGGCCTGCCCGGCCGTGATCTGGTTGGCGATCAAACGCCCGGACATGCCCACGCTGGTTGATCTTGCACGGCTTGGATTGGGCGGCGCACTTGGCATCAGCATCTATAACTGGTTGCTCAATACCGGGCAGCAGACGGTATCACCGGGGGCGGCAAGCTTTATCATCAACACATTGCCGATCTGGACAGCGATGCTGGCCACTGTCTTTTTGCGCGACCGGTTCGGGATTGGTGCATGGATTGCCACCGCTGTCAGTTTCTCCGGTGTGGTCCTGATCGCCGTTGGTCAACCCGGCCCGATGCGTTTTGGCAATGGCAGTTCGCTGATCTTGCTGGCATCCATGCTGTCAGCCACCTATTTCGTTTTGGTTCGTGGGGTGATCGCGCGATATGGACCCGCCACCTGCACCTGCTGGACACTGATTACGGGTGCGCTATGGCTAACCCCGTGGTTGCCCGACGGGATGGCACAAATCAGTTTGGCTTCGGTTTCGGTGATTTCGGCGGTGTTGTTCCTTGGTCTTGTTTCCGCATCACTTGGCTATGCCACCTGGAGCATCGCAATAGGCCATTTCGGCCCGGCATCGGCGGCAAACTTTTTGTATCTGGTGCCGCCGATTGCGGTGCTGCTGGCATGGACTCTAAGCGGTATTACACCCGACATCCTGACCCTGATCGGCGGCATGGTCGCGATAACCGGTGTGGTTATGTTGCGCATTTCCATGGCAAGATCGGCGCGCAGGGCAACAGCGTAA
- a CDS encoding DUF2946 family protein, with product MYFTPLNSLVARRTLSLCVAWLLLVNALFFGFMHAPVALETVPTSNTEVSQTYVPLIICTANGIKTISVPADLAADRTANPHSSDAFDGFQCASCGLGNHVVGMPVEPELPLIHRIRLSNQVTALHITARLHDFCPIAASPRAPPVAI from the coding sequence GTGTATTTCACACCGCTCAACAGCTTGGTTGCACGACGCACTCTGTCACTTTGTGTGGCGTGGCTGTTGCTGGTCAACGCGCTGTTTTTCGGGTTCATGCACGCGCCTGTCGCGCTTGAAACCGTGCCGACGTCGAACACGGAAGTTTCCCAGACCTATGTCCCGCTGATTATCTGTACCGCAAATGGCATCAAGACCATTTCGGTTCCGGCCGACCTTGCCGCAGATCGCACTGCTAATCCGCACAGTTCCGACGCCTTTGACGGCTTCCAGTGCGCCAGTTGCGGCCTTGGCAACCATGTGGTCGGCATGCCGGTAGAACCTGAATTGCCACTGATCCATCGGATCCGGCTGTCTAATCAGGTCACCGCCCTTCACATTACGGCACGTCTGCACGATTTCTGCCCGATTGCCGCATCTCCGCGCGCACCGCCGGTCGCCATCTGA
- a CDS encoding Crp/Fnr family transcriptional regulator — protein MNKDDALLVLEKLAEPAVLTLPSDASIGHHSQDHTYVYIVQSGLALRCKYTEQGERQVCRVYRPGDPIGLEMLAVTDPSLVIETIAPSVIKRIPIQRIRLAQQNDARTQSAVTSLLASEVMDGQQLKISFGTGSAMRRICRFLLWSAHNDLVSLPNREKLGNIVATTTETASRMIANLRREGAIVRNPRMPSTMRIDRDKLCKVAGDPQQQSAA, from the coding sequence ATGAACAAAGACGACGCCTTGCTTGTATTGGAAAAACTTGCCGAACCCGCCGTTTTGACTTTGCCATCCGATGCCAGCATCGGACATCACAGCCAGGACCACACGTATGTTTACATTGTGCAGTCTGGGCTGGCGCTGCGCTGCAAATACACTGAACAGGGGGAAAGACAGGTCTGCCGGGTTTATCGCCCCGGCGATCCGATCGGCCTTGAAATGCTGGCGGTGACCGACCCGTCGCTGGTGATTGAAACCATCGCACCGTCGGTGATCAAACGCATCCCGATCCAGCGGATCCGTCTTGCCCAGCAAAATGATGCCCGCACGCAATCGGCTGTGACGTCGCTTCTGGCAAGTGAAGTCATGGATGGTCAGCAGCTTAAGATCAGCTTTGGTACCGGTTCGGCCATGCGCCGGATTTGCCGGTTCCTGTTGTGGTCTGCCCACAATGATCTGGTATCGCTGCCCAACCGTGAAAAGCTTGGCAATATCGTTGCGACCACGACCGAAACCGCCAGTCGCATGATCGCCAATCTGAGGCGCGAAGGCGCAATTGTGCGCAACCCGCGCATGCCATCGACCATGCGTATTGATCGCGACAAGCTGTGCAAGGTCGCAGGCGACCCGCAACAGCAATCCGCGGCATAA